In the Chitinivibrionales bacterium genome, GTGGTAATCAATTTCAGGACTCCCAGGATTCTGGTCGACAGGCTCAATAAAACTAAAATCACCGCTACATACCGGAAATGGTATGCATTCGAAAAAAAAGCCGCAAAGAACGGGGTCGCCTATCGGACAAGCAGTAATGCGCTCCAACAAAAGGTCGCCGTCTGGTTTGACATTCCGAAATCGAAAATCGCGGTCATCAGAAATCCGGTGGACACCTGTCCTTTCGACACTATTCAAAAAAGAGACCGGTTCAGGATGGAGATTATCAATGTGCTCTTTGCGGGACGCATCGAGTACCGCAAAGGCGCCGAATTGATTGTCAAAACTATCGACCGCATACTTGCCCTCGATGACCGCATCAATGTCACTTTTGCCGGGGAACCCAGGAAACAGGAGGGTGATAATTATCAGGACAGCATCGAACGGAGTGTCGATTTAGAGCAGCGAAAAAGGCTCTGGTTTCTCGGACCGATCAAGCATAATCAGTTGCCGGTACTTTTCAGCAATTCGGATATCTTCTTTATCCCCTCATTGTTTGACAATTCCCCAAACTCTCTCCTGGAAGCCATGGCCTGCGGAATGCCGGTTGTCGCCTCTGATACAGGAGGAATCAACGAGATAATTGAGCATAAACGAAACGGTCTTCTCTTTTCACTTGCCGATACGGATTCACTGATCGGCTGTTTCAGGGAGTATCTGAACGATCCCGAATGTGCGATACGAATGGGGCAACAGGCCCGCCGGGATTGTAAAAACCTGTATTTACCTCCCCATATCGGCTCGCAAATTGTTGATTTTTATAAAGAAATAGGGGCATAATTAGAGCTAATGAACATCCTCTTCGTCTCTAATGAGTATCCACCCGAGACCGGCTTTGGAGGGATCGGTACCTATACCCAATGCATGGCAGAAGCTTTAGCGGACCGGGGACACAATGTTCATGTCATCTGCAGGTCGGCGTCCGGCGTACCTGCCAGAAAAAAATGCAGCAATGTCACCATACACCGGATTTCTCCTGGAACCTATCCACTTCCCCAGGGAAAAGCTTTCTACCCCTTCAGGATGCTCTGTTACCGTTATATCCCCGATAGTCTGATCCGTCTTGCCTGGGCGAATGAAGTTTATAAAACCTTTATGCAGCTGAGTGAGAGTGATTGCCGGTTTGATATAGTCGAGTTCCCGGAATGTAATGGAGAAGGTTTCTATATTACCCGGAATAACGTAAGTGGAACAATTGTCAGACTTCATACCCCCTGGGAACTGGCCCGGAAACTCGATCGAATTGTCAGCCGGCCTCTCGACAGGATTGTTTCCGCATTTATCGAAAAGCATTCTGCAAAGCATGCACGCGGGATATGTTCCCCTACCCACTCTCTGGCAAATAAACTCAGTAAAGAATGGAAACTGAAAAATATACGGGTGTATCCTAACCCGATTACTGTTCATTCCTTTGAAAACACCGACGGAACGGGAATTATTTATACCGGAAGAATCGAGCATCGGAAAGGGGTTCATACCCTTATCAATGCCTATGGTTCCCTGTGCAACGAAATTAATGATGCTCCCCAGCTCCGGCTAATCGGACGGCCATACGGGGTTCTTCCCGACGGCTTTGATTACGGTGTCCTTATAGAAAATCAGATCAACAGCCATAATCTCAGGGAACGAGTTGCATGGGTAAAGGGAACCGACGCCACGGGCGTAAAGCAGCATCTTGCAGCATCATCAATCGCAGTCTTTCCTTCGATCTGGGAAAATTTTCCCTACACCTGTCTGGAAGCCATGGCCTCGGGACTCGCGGTGATTGCATCCCGTTGCGGCGGGTATAAAGAAATCATCGAAGATGAGAAAAATGGCTTGCTCTTTGAGCCCGGGAATGCGGAAGATTTAAGAAAAAAGCTGCAAATCCTCTGTAATAACGATCATATACGACAAAAGCTGGGCACCCAGGCTCGAAACAGAATTTCCGAGCTTTGCAATCCTGACAATATCTGCACTGAAGCGGAGAAGCTTTACAGGCATACAGCAGAGAGTACAATCAATGAACAACGGTAATAACAAACAAGGCTCCCGTCTTATCAAAAACACGGTGCATACCCTGTTCAATACTTTTTTTATGCTCGCCCTTACCTGGGGGGTCTCAATTTGGGTAGCCCGTCAACTGGGGCCCTCAAATTACGGCATATTTACCCTTGTTCTCTGGTTCTCAGGTACGATCTCCTGGCTGGTGGGTATGGGATTAATGCATGCACTCACGAAATTCATTGCGGAATATCACGGCAAGGGAACTATTGACGATATTTCTCCGATCGTAGTTTCTATTCTTAAAATTGAACTTGGTATTACGGGCGCAGTAACAATTATTCTTCTCTTTTTCAGATCGGCAATCGCCGATTATTTCTTTTCTCCCAACGAAACCTTTTATTTCTTTCTCGCTTTCCTCGGTCTCATTCCCGGCGTAATGACGGCGATTTTTTCCGCCACCATCGAAGGACTTCAGAAGTTCGAATATTTTACCTATGCAAACATCCTGATTTCGCCCTTTTCGCTGGCAAGTAAAGTTGCCGTCCTGTGGTTTGGATACGGGATAGAGGGTCTTTTAGCCGTTATGCTCGTTTTTTCTGTGATCAATACCGTTTTTTACACTCTCGTGCTCCGCAAAGAGGGTATTTGGGCCGGAAAAGGATGGAAACAGCCGGTCAATGGAACATTGCGCGCCCGTATCCGTAAATACAACACTAGTGTATTGGCAATAATCCTTTGTGACAAAATTGTCTGGGATAAAAGTGAAAATTTCTTTCTGGGCCGTTTCTGCCCGGCAGCCCAGATCGGTTTTTATAATCTTGGCTTCAATATCGCCCACCGGTTCATGTCGGTTTTGCCGGCAACATTCTGGCGGGTTCTCTTTCCGGCAATGTCATCCTACTTCGGTTCCGGAGACCGAACTAAAATGAAACGGCTTTTCTATGTTACCACTCGCTATCTGGCCTTCCTCTCCTTTCCCATGGGAGTGGGGGCGATCATTCTCGCCTATCATATAATCCATTATCTGTACGGACACGAATTTATCGGGGCTCAGCGGCCTCTTCAGTTGATACTTATCAGCCTCATAATCTCCAGTCTGGGCAAACCCGGCTCGGCGATCCTTTACGGCTACGAAAAGCAGTCATTTATTTATAAATATGGGGCCGTTTTAGCGGTTGTTAATATCCTGCTGGACATTTTTCTCATCAGGTCCTATGGAGCGCTGGGCGCTGCAATTGCTTATTCGATTACTACTGTTCTTGGAACTGTGGGCGGTTTGATCTATACCTGTTCAATAATGAAATTACGATACCCCTTCGCCTCGATTTTCAAAATTCTCTTCTCAACAATCATTATGGGTGTAGTCATGGAACTCATTATTCTGCAAAATCCGGAAGTTTTTGGTTTTGTACTCTCTTTGCTTTCCGGCTGCATGGTTTATATTGTTTGTTCTTTAGTTCTGGGAACGTTTGAACAGGAAGATTATGTTCTTCTGGAAAGTGTAAAAAATGTACTTCCCGGAAAAACGAAAAAAATCATGGACTGGATTATAGGTTTTGTCTCCGATTTTAAAAATATCCGAAAAAGCTTTTATACGTTTCTTTCGTGAATAGGAATTCAGAATTCGGGTAATTCAAACCACTTTGCCACAACCCAGAGCGAGTTGTCCGAAGGGTCCCGCTGTAAGACAAAAACCTGCTCCCCGATATCGAATTCCACGGTACCGCGCAATTCATCCGCATGGACACTGATTTTCGCTCCATCAAGGGTACGCACCTCTGCCTGCACCGTATCGTAGGTTGCGATAATATCGAAGGTAGATGAGTCGATCGCACCGGATGAATCCCGTGAATAGAGGGTATCGGCATCTTTAAGTTTCAGAGTATAGGCTACCGAATCGATGGTTAATCCGGGACTGAAAATAATTTCATCGGCATTTCTGAAAAGATTACGGTGAATGGCGATTTCATCGGTATAGGTAATGTATTCGTAAGCATCACCACTGTCGATAAAGGTAAAAACCTCACCCATAATCGCGTACGTTGCCCTGGTCCCAAGTTTTTCGAGCGAAGAGATGACCGAATGGGGCACATAGTATTTGAATCCCAGGGAATCGGAGAAGAGATCTTCAAACAGAGCGATACGCTGAGTTGTATAGGCATTTTCCAACTGGTCCAGAAGTCCCTCCGGGGTATTTCTTCGAATACCGCTTTCCCGTGATGTTCCCAGAGGCGGGAAAAAAGGGTTATTGCAGGAAAGAAACAATGCGGCAAAGCTTCCGGCAGCAAGAATAAGGATCCGCAGTCTGATAAGAAAGGCCCCACAAGGCTTGTGTGTGCTCATTATAGTAATATAGTAAATTTATCGGTATTTTTTGTCAACCAGGAAGGTTTTTATTTAATAAGGACTGTTTGGATCGAAAAAGCTCTCTCGCTGATCGGGGATGTCATACCATTCAAGGATTGTCCAGGTGTTCTTCTGTTGAAAGAAAGCAAATGTAAACTCAGACTTACCGGAAAAGGATATGATGGAATCTGTTGACGGGTTCTGTACTGAAAATGAGTACCTGCGATAGACCATGACGCTGTCATTTTCATCGAAAACAGGCCGAACCTGATGATCCGGGTCCTCTTTCCATTCCACGCCGATATTATCACCGTAATTATTCATGATTTTTTCAATATGAATGACCATTTGCGTTTTATAGAAAGTCTCCCCTACCGGTGTACGATATATAAAATTTTCATGAAGCATTTCTTCAAAATCTTCCTTATTGAACTCATCACCGGTGCCGTCGAGAATCGCCTTAAAATTCAGGGGATCCCGTTTGAGCGGGCCCAACGGTTCTTCATCCTGACGGGGAGTGAATATTCCACAGGAGGCTGTCAGTAAACAGACACAAACGATTATACCCTTTGACAGCGGATTTCTTATCTGGATCATAGTATCCTCACAGCACCATTTTGAACTGCATTCCGAGTTCTAAAAAATAATCGAAAGAAAAATCCCGCGAACCGGTCTGGGAATCTTTTTCTTCATTGATATCAAAATGAATTTTGTTCATGCTCTGCAACTGAAAGCGATGTTTTTTCCCAATAACCCCTGCATTGAGATAGGGTGCAAAAAGGTAGCCTCTTCCAAGGGGATTAACCAGCCATTTATCGGCAACAGGCTCCCACTCCTGCAAATAAACATCTTCAAATTCGGTGCCCATATCAAACGAAAACTGCTGTAGAGGTGATAACGAAAGCATTATATCGATATTCTGTTCAAGTGTCTTGTTTTGTCGCCGGTATTTTTCTTCAAAACTTTCGGGAAGGCTGTCATAATATTCTTTGCCGTCCCAGTAACCGTTGTCGTCAATGATAAGATCCCAGTTCAAACTGAGGCGGGCTTTGTCGGAAATATTCCATCTGAATTTGAACCGTGAAGGAAATTTTCTTTGGTATGACGGCGGATCGAAAGGTGTACGGTGAACTTCGGGATGCTCGTATTCGCTGTTCTCGGCAACCGCAAAAAAGGTTTCATCAAATGAAAATTTATCTGAAGGGTAAAAACCGACATGAATCCCGGCACGATAGAAACGATCCATTACATTAGCACCGGAGCGTTTCGCTTTGAGCCAGTGAGACAGATTTGAGGATCCGCCACCAAAGACATCAACAGAACATTTCGCATGGGACAATACCACGACATGCCCATTATGGTACTGGTTAATTTGATCGAAATCATTGTCGCCTTTATAGAGAACATTATTTACATACTCGCTGTCGCTGTAGGTTTTCGAGTACCGGCTGATACCAAATTCGTATTCCACTCCCATGCCATTGGGGAAATTTTTAGAAAGAATATGGCTCATATCAGCTCTGTAGCCTTTATAATCGTTGGTATTAATTATGGCTTCATCAACTGAATTTATCTCCCGGTCAAATAACCAGTCTTCATTCTCCCATTCAAAAACGATACCTCCCTTGTATTCGAAAAGAAAAGTTGAGTCGGTATGGGCAAGTATCTGAAACATATTTTTCCGGTTTTTCACATCGGTGAGCAAAGATTCATCCCAGTAGGATTTCGAATAGCTTTTATATCCGTAAATAATTCCCGGAATGATATGTGCGCGCGCCTTTGCTTTAATCCCGGCTTTAATCTGATATGAATGCTCCAGTCTTCCGGGCAAACTGGCAAACCGCGTTTTTCCGTTTGCACCTTCGCCCAAAAGTATATTGGCGCCATTGATAACTGAATCGGCAAAAAAGGCGAACAGGGAATCGTTACTGGGCATTGCATGGCAGAACAGCGCCGAGGCAATACCGCCGATAAGATCGGTTTTTCCGATAGATCGGGCAAAGACTTTGCCTGACATGTAGAGGGGAAGCCCGAACGCCGGCTCCTGTTCATTGCCGACTTCAGCCTTAAGAAAAAAACCAGGATCAAAATTAGTATTATCAACCGAGATTGCCTTAATATCGCCCTCCGATTCCGTATTCCAGGCCTTGGTGGCAATTCCCCCACCGAGTTTCATCGGTACAATGAATTGCGATATACTCACAAAAGGTCCGATATCTATGGTACCCTGGAAATCACCGGCATCCCGGGTATTATTCAGCGCAATAGTGGGATTCCACTCCAATCCGAGGGAATTAAAAGCAAAGGGCCATGCTTTTCTGGTATAACTTCCCGAAAGATCGACAAAATGATGATTGATAGCATTATTATAGTCGACGATATCATCATAGGAGGCTTCATACCGGGCATTTTGCTCTAAATAGTTTGATGAATCATTGAACTGCCATTCCATACCGTTGGTACTGGAAAGGTTTCGCTGATAGAGGTCCTGCACCAGGCCGAATTTCAAGCCCGATGAATCTGTGGGAGCCTCCTGCCCGGGTGCAGTCATTTCACCGGGCCAGATGTGAGGCTGTGCAAATGCACCTCTGGTAATTATCAACAATGTGACGATAATGAGGCTATTTCTCATGCCCGGCCTTTTGCGATTCCCGGTAAAGCAGTATCCATAGTTCAATTCCCAGATTTTCGGCCCGGACATTTTGATCAATATTCAGCATTTCGAATATTTCTGTCCAACTAATTGTATTATCTATCTTTGCAAGCACATTGAGCAACTTTTTTCGTCGATACCTGAATCCTTTGTCGATGAATCCGAAAAAGGCTTTCCACCGGTCCCGGGGTAACTTGCTCTCCAGGTTTTTGTCGGGAATCAGCTGAAAAACCGCTGAATCGACCCCGGGACGGGGGAAAAAAGCGCCTGGAGGCACAGTAAATAAAATACGCGGAGAGCCGAAAAAGCGGCAGAATATCGTCAAATATCCGTTTTTTTTCGTCCCGGGAGAGGCTGCAATCCGCTGGGCGACCTCCCGCTGAACCATAAATGTGCAGGAAAGAATGTCATTTCCGTATAAAAGGGTCTTGTGAATAATATGGGCCGCAATATTGTAAGGAAGATTGCCTGCTACGTGAAGTGGAAATCCCGCCTCTGCATAGTCGAAATCCATTATATTTCGATTATGCACCACCCAGGGACCTTCACCAAGCTTTTCTTTCAGCGAGGAAATCACCGATGTATCCACCTCCACAAGGTGATAGTCACGGAATTTATCTTTTATGTAAATGCTCAACGCTCCCTTTCCGGGGCCGATTTCAAGAATCCGCTCGTCGGGCTGTGCAGTAATAGCCTCTGCAATGCGTTCTGCATAGGAGGGTGAAGTGAGGAAATGCTGGCCAAGAGATTTTTTTGGACTCATGTAAGTGCTAACTCACGCAGGAAAATATCCGACCTTCGGAGTATAAGAATTGACAATACCTTATATAAAATTTAGTTTTAGATGCAGAGTAATGCAATGGAAGAAACAAAGGAGGAAATAAAAGTGCGTAAAATCGTTATTGTTTTTTGTGCATTAATTATGCTTTTTTCTCTGGGATGCCAGAAAAAAGAGAAGAAAATCCAGACTGCTGCAGTATCGAATGAACTCCAAAATGAGGAGTTTACTCCACCTGCTGATTCGACGGTAACAAAAGCCCAGCTTGAAAAATGGCTGGAGTGCAATCCCCTGCTCGACTCACTCAGTTTCCACTATCAGGATTCGTTTAAAACCGAAAACGCGGCCGAAAGAATCAGACATCAGGAAGATTTTGCAAAGGCCCAGGACAAGATTTGTGTCCGCGCAGGCCTGAAAGGCGGCTATGAAGAATACCTGTGGATTTTGCAAAATTCCGGAAATCCGAAAAACAAGGACGTGCTCGATTCACTGCAGATTACGATTAAATAAGGATGCTCCGACGGTTTTTCAGTTGGCATTTCCAGATAATGACAGCCTTTGAACCTGTAGATTCGCTCCTTTAGCTGCTATCTTTAGTCAAGATCAGCCACCATGCAGCAGCGATGAGATCAATCAGGGTTTTCCCATTGCCAGTACTCACCATTGCTTCTTCCGACAACATGCCCTTCATCATAGGTTGCCACAACGGAAACATCCATCTGGAAAAGCAGATCGATTGTTTCTTGTGACGGATGGCCATAGTTATTCGGCGGTATTTCACAGGATATGAGGGCTCGCTGTGGATTGACATATCCGTAAAATACCGGGTCCACCGCACTGTTGCTTCCGTGATGAGGAACAACGATAATATCGGCGGCAAGAGCATAACCATAGTTTCGGCTGAGTCTGGCTGTTGCGAACGTATCGATATCCGAGGTGATAATGGAACGGCAGTTTTCATGAGAAACCATAAAGCACAGGCTGTACCGATTTTTCAACCGACTTTCCTCAAAAGGATATGGTTCGACTATTGTTGCAGGAGGCCAGAGGCATTCAATATACACACCGGAGAGCCCTCCGATCGTATCTCCCTGGACAATGGTCCTGAAAACGATATCATTTTTCCAATGCCCCGCTTCCTCCCTGATCAATGCGGTGTCTTCATAGGGAGAAACAACAACAACCCCCGAATAACTGATTGAATCGGGCAACAGGGCAAGACCTCCTCTGTGGTCGTTATCGCTGTGGGAAAGTATGGTACTGTGTATTACCGGACTCCCGAGCTTCCGATATCCATCGAGAAAACCCGAAATACCTGCCTGTGGTCCAAAATCCCAGATAATGGCTTCAGTTCTTATCCTGCCGATCTGGGCCAGACCCTGACCGACATCGAGAACACCAAAAGTAAAGGTGCTGTCATGCCCGCTGGAATGATAAGGATTTTTGCATCCCGGCGAAAGGATTAAAAAACAAACAATAAAAAGCTTAAAAAAAGTAGTTCGCTTTTGCATGGATACAAATCTCCCGGACTTTGGTAAGGGGTAATTCGAATTCCAGTTCTCCATTGGTTTTCTCGAAGAGATCGATCTCCTGGATCAGGCCGGTATAAAAATCATTATCGCCGTCGGTATTGCCGTAGTAGGTACAATAGGGCTCCAGCATCAGAGAGGGCAACGCATCCCAGTACATCGAAAAGCATGCACTTCGGTTGGCATATGAACCGGGTTTAATCGAAGAACGCCCGCGAAGCTTCAGTTGTAAACCTCGGCCGACCGGCTGCAAACAGGAAAACGATATTCGATGATACTCATCACCGCCCATTATTGACGGATGATATTGGTAGCGAAGTTTGTAGTCGAGTGGTTTCGTCCCTTTGAAAATAAAAATGCCGTCAAATGAATACCTTGTGCCCGAGCCGGCATACAGAAAAGAGGGTGAATAATTGATATAGTCATTAACTTTGTGCATAAAATCCATGCGGCATTCGTAAACAGTTTCCGAATGGCTCTTTTCCAGGTCAAGCCTGTTTATTAATCGATTTTTAAGAAGGCTCCGGGGCGCGGTAAACTTCCCGGGAATCCGTATAAAGGAAACGCTTCCGGATGTAGCACCCTTTTTCCTGCAGGCTCTTGCCCAGAGTGGCAGCTCAAAGGGATTTCTGGTGTTCATGCCTGTCTGGATTTCGATGGACCAACATTTAATGTCTATCTGCGATCCGGTTTGCACGTAAAAAATGGTATCTTTAGCTTCGCTCCTGCTCGATTTTATCTCGAGCCCTGAAAATCCCAGGCAGGCTTTTATATTTTTTCGAGGTGAAACATCCATTAACATACCGGCGGCAGATTCGCTTAATCTGGTGTGAACAAATGCTGTAGCTTCCGTATTTTCACTAAATTGAAATGCTGCTTTCCCACCGTTCCAGGTTCGCGATTCTCCATACAGCCAGTTTTCTTTGAGATGCAAAGAATCGGAAGATACCGAAGGAAAGTATCCATAGAAAAGGTTAATACCTGCGGTGCTGCTGCTATAATTCCCCAGAGAGATATCCCCCAGTTTCCCGATAGAACTGGTGATATATCGTCGTTGCCATAAAGCATAATCATTGTCGATTCTCACTTTTGCCCTGGCTGAGAGAAATTCAACGGGAAAGAGTGAAAAGTTGGTACTGATTGAAGGATTATTCGAATGGGAATGCCGTGAGAGATGAATTCCGACAACAGCCCAGTGAGGCGCATCTGAGGAGGCAAATGATAAAATGGGATTCAAAGGCTTGAGTTCGGGATAATCATTGAAAAAACGGTCGATATTCTTTCTGTTCCAGGGTTCATAGGAACTCAGTGAGGATGCTTTGATTGGGAGATTTCGGAGAAAATCCGGAAAAATGTCATTGATATAGCGAAGTTCGCCGGTTGGGACCGAT is a window encoding:
- a CDS encoding glycosyltransferase, with the translated sequence MNIALVNPEYPTLSGVDHGGTATYTYNCANALHALGHRVYVLAKNGTIPDYLSPGIEYVEFEPEPNPRFTRIIDRFKPGEIAWEQAYSRGLHKKLHAINAKNRLDIVDIPEYNGLAYELKHPLPFKVVINFRTPRILVDRLNKTKITATYRKWYAFEKKAAKNGVAYRTSSNALQQKVAVWFDIPKSKIAVIRNPVDTCPFDTIQKRDRFRMEIINVLFAGRIEYRKGAELIVKTIDRILALDDRINVTFAGEPRKQEGDNYQDSIERSVDLEQRKRLWFLGPIKHNQLPVLFSNSDIFFIPSLFDNSPNSLLEAMACGMPVVASDTGGINEIIEHKRNGLLFSLADTDSLIGCFREYLNDPECAIRMGQQARRDCKNLYLPPHIGSQIVDFYKEIGA
- a CDS encoding glycosyltransferase; the protein is MNILFVSNEYPPETGFGGIGTYTQCMAEALADRGHNVHVICRSASGVPARKKCSNVTIHRISPGTYPLPQGKAFYPFRMLCYRYIPDSLIRLAWANEVYKTFMQLSESDCRFDIVEFPECNGEGFYITRNNVSGTIVRLHTPWELARKLDRIVSRPLDRIVSAFIEKHSAKHARGICSPTHSLANKLSKEWKLKNIRVYPNPITVHSFENTDGTGIIYTGRIEHRKGVHTLINAYGSLCNEINDAPQLRLIGRPYGVLPDGFDYGVLIENQINSHNLRERVAWVKGTDATGVKQHLAASSIAVFPSIWENFPYTCLEAMASGLAVIASRCGGYKEIIEDEKNGLLFEPGNAEDLRKKLQILCNNDHIRQKLGTQARNRISELCNPDNICTEAEKLYRHTAESTINEQR
- a CDS encoding oligosaccharide flippase family protein: MNNGNNKQGSRLIKNTVHTLFNTFFMLALTWGVSIWVARQLGPSNYGIFTLVLWFSGTISWLVGMGLMHALTKFIAEYHGKGTIDDISPIVVSILKIELGITGAVTIILLFFRSAIADYFFSPNETFYFFLAFLGLIPGVMTAIFSATIEGLQKFEYFTYANILISPFSLASKVAVLWFGYGIEGLLAVMLVFSVINTVFYTLVLRKEGIWAGKGWKQPVNGTLRARIRKYNTSVLAIILCDKIVWDKSENFFLGRFCPAAQIGFYNLGFNIAHRFMSVLPATFWRVLFPAMSSYFGSGDRTKMKRLFYVTTRYLAFLSFPMGVGAIILAYHIIHYLYGHEFIGAQRPLQLILISLIISSLGKPGSAILYGYEKQSFIYKYGAVLAVVNILLDIFLIRSYGALGAAIAYSITTVLGTVGGLIYTCSIMKLRYPFASIFKILFSTIIMGVVMELIILQNPEVFGFVLSLLSGCMVYIVCSLVLGTFEQEDYVLLESVKNVLPGKTKKIMDWIIGFVSDFKNIRKSFYTFLS
- the rsmA gene encoding ribosomal RNA small subunit methyltransferase A, with translation MSPKKSLGQHFLTSPSYAERIAEAITAQPDERILEIGPGKGALSIYIKDKFRDYHLVEVDTSVISSLKEKLGEGPWVVHNRNIMDFDYAEAGFPLHVAGNLPYNIAAHIIHKTLLYGNDILSCTFMVQREVAQRIAASPGTKKNGYLTIFCRFFGSPRILFTVPPGAFFPRPGVDSAVFQLIPDKNLESKLPRDRWKAFFGFIDKGFRYRRKKLLNVLAKIDNTISWTEIFEMLNIDQNVRAENLGIELWILLYRESQKAGHEK